One genomic region from Thermomicrobium sp. 4228-Ro encodes:
- a CDS encoding APC family permease codes for MSARLFVRQSSGLVRSISAVDAFIGNLLIINLVITATQIVLMPWLFPGLNLPLSVLMTAPLVLFPGTVYMLYGLAMPRSGGDYVYISRTLHPALGFAANCSVVLWNMSWMGAYANWVTTQGIAASLSITGTLFGNTALTQLADRLATPWSTLLIGTVVNVLLAAVLVSGLRRALLVQRTLFLVAFLSLALGVLVVALASHAEFLAHAQRFFDPAALQQSAQQAGLELPASWNDLRQTFYATGLNALALLFMWFVQYAGGEIQNVRRTLPRAVLGSLAAGTAMITLMAWAAAKTFGPDFLAAFNHVFANAPDAYPFTVPPSWQLLQSLLTDNPVLVWLMALAFIAWPMAAIIMNHLANSRCMFAWAFDRLLPEKLAEVNERTGSPVVAILLSAIGAELFLIVFTFWGDTATFFGGSTLGYLLAFGTTALAGLLWPLLRPDSFRRSPAAVQLFGLPLIQIAGAGTLLYFAFLFWAFLTNPAFGLARLGLVGFALYWFVGLVIFLVSWQVRRRQGIDLSLVYREVPAE; via the coding sequence ATGTCGGCTCGGCTCTTTGTCCGGCAGTCGTCTGGACTGGTCCGGAGCATCTCCGCAGTCGATGCCTTCATCGGCAATCTCTTGATCATCAATCTCGTCATCACGGCCACCCAGATCGTCCTCATGCCCTGGCTCTTCCCGGGCCTGAACCTCCCGCTCTCGGTCCTCATGACGGCTCCGCTCGTCCTCTTTCCCGGCACCGTCTACATGCTCTACGGTCTCGCCATGCCGCGGTCCGGTGGGGATTATGTCTACATCAGCCGCACGTTGCATCCAGCGCTCGGCTTCGCCGCGAACTGCTCCGTCGTGCTCTGGAACATGTCCTGGATGGGAGCCTACGCGAACTGGGTCACGACCCAGGGAATCGCGGCAAGCCTCTCGATCACCGGGACACTCTTCGGCAATACAGCCCTCACGCAGCTGGCCGACCGTTTGGCGACGCCGTGGAGCACGCTCCTGATCGGCACCGTGGTCAATGTCCTGCTCGCCGCCGTGCTGGTCAGTGGCTTGCGCCGTGCCCTGCTCGTCCAGCGCACGCTCTTCCTGGTCGCGTTCCTCTCGCTCGCCTTGGGAGTGCTCGTCGTCGCGCTCGCTTCCCACGCCGAATTCCTCGCGCACGCCCAGCGATTCTTCGATCCGGCTGCACTCCAGCAGTCGGCTCAGCAAGCGGGGCTGGAACTCCCGGCTTCCTGGAACGACCTCCGGCAGACGTTCTACGCGACCGGTCTCAATGCGCTGGCGCTGCTCTTCATGTGGTTCGTCCAATATGCTGGTGGCGAGATCCAGAATGTGCGGCGAACCCTGCCGCGGGCTGTCCTCGGTTCTCTGGCCGCCGGCACTGCCATGATCACGCTCATGGCCTGGGCAGCCGCCAAGACCTTCGGGCCCGATTTCCTCGCCGCCTTCAACCACGTCTTCGCGAACGCTCCGGATGCCTACCCCTTCACGGTACCACCCAGTTGGCAGTTGCTCCAGAGCCTCCTCACCGACAACCCGGTTCTCGTCTGGCTCATGGCCCTCGCCTTCATCGCCTGGCCGATGGCGGCGATCATCATGAACCATCTCGCCAACAGCCGCTGCATGTTCGCCTGGGCTTTCGACCGCTTGCTCCCGGAGAAGCTGGCTGAGGTGAACGAGCGGACGGGAAGCCCGGTGGTCGCGATCCTGTTGAGCGCGATCGGTGCGGAACTGTTCCTGATCGTCTTTACCTTCTGGGGCGATACGGCCACCTTCTTCGGCGGGAGCACGCTCGGGTATCTCCTCGCTTTCGGTACGACTGCGCTGGCTGGCCTGCTCTGGCCGCTGCTGCGGCCCGATTCGTTCCGCCGGTCGCCTGCGGCCGTCCAGCTCTTCGGGCTGCCGCTGATCCAGATCGCTGGAGCTGGGACACTCCTCTACTTCGCCTTCCTCTTCTGGGCCTTCCTGACCAACCCGGCTTTCGGATTGGCACGGCTCGGTCTGGTCGGATTCGCGCTCTACTGGTTCGTCGGACTCGTGATTTTCCTCGTCAGTTGGCAGGTCCGGCGTCGCCAGGGCATCGATCTCTCGCTCGTCTATCGTGAAGTCCCAGCGGAGTGA
- a CDS encoding ABC transporter substrate-binding protein, giving the protein MERMQRRAFLRRTLGLLGVSALMAACGGQEATPTPTQAPAASPTAAAPAPTPTSAATPTAAAAASPTAAATVSKEPMRIGVLLTLSGPASPNGEANRRGIELAFEEAGQTIGGRPFELIVEDSGGNPEQALTKIRQLVEQQRIHLLLGITLSNEAAALRDYIHQNAVPTIVTNAALQALTRDPNMRSPYIFRVSYANGQYDSPVADYAYNTLGYKRMMGFAADYAAGKEELAAFKARFTKAGGTWVDEIYSPMGTQDFGPYLQRIQQQAGNIDAVFQFHGLSSDAIRLVVQYEEFGLKDQIPLVASGATTDDSILAEMGDAAVGLVSGTVYTASIDTPENKAFVQKFQQKYNRRPGQVDYLGYLGGLVARAAIAAVKGNVEDKQAFLRAIKSVRVEAPAGLFTFYPESQGPVHTVYICRVAKASDGSYYNEILQTISNVDDITFM; this is encoded by the coding sequence ATGGAACGGATGCAGCGACGTGCGTTCTTGCGACGAACGCTCGGATTGCTCGGGGTCTCGGCGCTAATGGCTGCGTGCGGTGGCCAGGAGGCGACGCCGACCCCGACCCAGGCTCCTGCTGCGTCGCCGACCGCTGCAGCACCTGCGCCGACTCCGACGAGCGCAGCGACGCCTACAGCGGCAGCGGCTGCCTCACCGACTGCAGCCGCGACGGTCAGCAAGGAGCCGATGCGGATCGGTGTACTGCTCACGCTCTCTGGCCCGGCTAGTCCGAACGGTGAAGCGAACCGGCGCGGTATCGAGCTCGCGTTCGAAGAGGCTGGTCAGACGATCGGTGGGCGGCCGTTCGAGCTGATCGTCGAGGACTCGGGCGGCAACCCGGAGCAGGCACTGACCAAGATCCGGCAGCTGGTCGAGCAACAGCGGATTCATCTCCTGCTCGGGATCACGCTCAGTAACGAGGCGGCAGCATTGCGCGATTACATCCACCAGAACGCGGTGCCGACGATCGTCACCAACGCGGCGCTGCAAGCGCTGACGCGTGATCCCAACATGCGCAGCCCGTATATCTTCCGAGTCTCCTACGCCAACGGTCAATACGATTCGCCGGTTGCTGATTATGCCTATAACACGCTCGGCTACAAGCGGATGATGGGCTTCGCTGCCGACTACGCTGCTGGTAAGGAGGAGCTGGCCGCCTTCAAGGCGCGCTTCACCAAGGCTGGTGGAACCTGGGTCGATGAGATCTACTCGCCGATGGGGACGCAAGACTTCGGGCCGTACCTCCAGCGCATCCAGCAGCAGGCTGGCAACATCGATGCCGTGTTCCAGTTCCACGGACTCTCGAGCGATGCCATCCGGCTCGTCGTCCAGTACGAGGAGTTCGGGCTGAAGGACCAGATCCCGCTGGTCGCCTCGGGTGCGACGACCGACGACTCGATCCTCGCCGAGATGGGCGATGCGGCCGTCGGGCTGGTCAGCGGGACCGTGTACACCGCTTCGATCGATACGCCGGAGAACAAGGCGTTCGTGCAGAAGTTCCAGCAGAAGTACAACCGGCGCCCCGGGCAGGTCGACTACCTCGGCTATCTCGGTGGTCTGGTGGCGCGCGCGGCGATCGCGGCGGTGAAGGGGAACGTGGAGGACAAGCAGGCGTTCCTGCGGGCGATCAAGTCGGTGCGCGTCGAGGCGCCGGCTGGGTTGTTCACTTTCTATCCCGAGTCGCAGGGGCCGGTGCACACGGTCTACATCTGCCGTGTCGCGAAGGCCTCCGATGGGAGCTACTACAACGAGATCCTCCAGACGATCTCCAATGTCGACGATATAACGTTCATGTGA